Genomic DNA from uncultured Methanospirillum sp.:
GGGCAAGCATACGCATCTCTCTCAGGCTGTACTGGCCGGGAGATGTCGGGCTGTCAATGTAACAATAGGTGTAGAGTGAACCGAACAGGGGCAATAGCGGTCGTGCATACCTGCACACCGTCCCGGTGACACTCACGATCAGTGGTTTCGGTGCAGCATTGGTAAACTGCAAAAGAGTCAGCAGGTCATCAGTATCCTGTGGTTGTACTGCGATCTTAGGAATATCACCAAATGACCTGAGTTCATGGTACAGGGACATCAGCTCATCAGGCGTCAACATCTCATTGCGATGACATGAGGCGATGGTTGTGATTCCCATCTCCTTGAATCGTTGTGCATGCTCCCTGAACCTGATCTCAATATCAACAATCGTGACAAGAGAGAGAAAAGGCATCAGCCGGTCCATCCAGAGTGCAGGATCTCCGGCAAACGCTCCACCCTCGTCACTTGATCTCAAAGTGAGAATGATCGGCCCCTTGAAGGAGGCAGCCAGCCGGTGAATCTGGTCTTCTATCGGTTCTGTGATCAGATCAAGCCTGATCTCTATCGCATCTGCTTCTTTTATCTGATCTGATTCAAACTGGCGAGGACTTGAGAGTGAGACAGCGGTCTGAATGATGGTATTGTTCTTCTCAACGTCATCCATTCCTGCCATTACGCTCTCCCGACGATACTCACACCTGAAAAGCGTGTGGACGGGAGGATGAGGGGCTCAAGCGTCCGTGTCTCTTCAGAACAGCCCTCAATGTTCCTGAGCATCTCAAACACGTTTCCT
This window encodes:
- a CDS encoding type I 3-dehydroquinate dehydratase; this encodes MAGMDDVEKNNTIIQTAVSLSSPRQFESDQIKEADAIEIRLDLITEPIEDQIHRLAASFKGPIILTLRSSDEGGAFAGDPALWMDRLMPFLSLVTIVDIEIRFREHAQRFKEMGITTIASCHRNEMLTPDELMSLYHELRSFGDIPKIAVQPQDTDDLLTLLQFTNAAPKPLIVSVTGTVCRYARPLLPLFGSLYTYCYIDSPTSPGQYSLREMRMLAHLLSPGVIDTWFEGRPVRSGDPSPFYRLAGEIRQHRS